In Deinococcus fonticola, the DNA window CGCAGACGGCTGCTTCTGGCGCAGGTAAGCCTGAAGCGGCTGCACTTTCCTGGCGGCGCAGCAGGCGTCCGGGCCAGTCCGGTGCAGTTCCGGCGCGGTCTGCCCGTCGTCCGGGTGCGCCCCGGCGTTCAGGGTCACGAACGTCAACTCCGGGTAGCGCGCCGCCAGCCGCTCACGGGTCGCCAGCGTTTCGGGAAAGTGAAAGCCCGTGTCCACGAAGACGACCTCGCCGGTGTACCCCGCCCGCACCGCCAGGTCAAGCAGTACCACGCCGTTCAGGTTAAAGGCGCTGGGCATCAGCAGGTCCGGGTGCGCCGCCAGCGCCCAGCGCACCACGTCCAGCGGGTCGCTGTCCGGGGTAAACGCGGGGCTGTTCTGCACAGCGGTCATGCTTCCCCCAGCGCCCTGAGAAGTTCGGCTACACCCTCCTGCACGCTGAGGCGGTCCGTGCGCAGGTGCAGCCCCGGGGCTTCGGGGGCCTCGTAGGGGTCGCTGACACCCGTGAAATGTGGAATCTCGCCGGCCAGGGCCTTCAGGTACAGGCCCTTCACGTCGCGCTGCGTCACGACTTCCAGCGGGGCGTCCACGAACACTTCCAGTGCGTTCGGCAGGCCAGATAGCACGTCCCGGCGGGTGTCGGCGTAAGGACTGATGGCGCTGACCAGCACCGTTACCCCGTGTCTGGCCAGCAGTTCGGCCACGAACCCGATGCGGCGGACGTTGATGTCGCGGTCTTCGCGGGTAAAGCCCAGCCCCCTGGAAAGGTTCTCGCGCACGGCGTCACCGTCCAGCAGTTCCACGTTCACGCCTCGGGCCAGCAGTTCGGCGTGCAGGGCGCCGGCCAGGGTGCTTTTGCCCGCCCCGCTCAGGCCGGTGAACCACACCACGCGGCCAGTCTGCACGGTAGGTTTCGGGGCGGTGGCGGTCATGCGCCCACCAGTTCAGGGTGACCGCCCAGCACGGCGTCCGGCGTGAAGTGCCCGTGGCCCAGGCGGTCGGCGTACTCCACGAAACTCTCGCCCGGCGCCTTGTTGGCTTTGAAGTCGCGGAGAACCCTGTCGGTGTACTCAGTCAGCCGCTCGGCGGGCACAATTCCCTTCAACTTGGTTCCGGTGCGCTGCGCCTGCCCGATGCTGCCGGCCAGGTGAACGTTATACACCTCCTCATCACCTCTCAGCGCGCCCATGAAACCCAGGTCGGCCACCTGATAGCGCGTGCAGGCGTTGCTGCACCCGGTCAGGTTGATCACGAACGGCACGTCCAGGTCGGTGTGCAGCGGTTCGAGCACGTCGATCATGCCCGCCACCCGCGCTTTCGTTTCGGTCTGCGCCAGGCGGCAGAACTGCGTGCCGGTGCAGGCGATGGTGGTGCCGCGCAGCGTGGCTTTGGGTGCGAGTTCCAGCGCCTGCAACTCGGCCACCAGAGCGTCCACGTGCTCTGTTTTCACGTGCGGAATCATCATGTTCTGGAAGGCGGTGGTGCGCAGGAACCCGTTGCCGTAGCGCTCGGCCAGGTCGGCCAGTTTGCGGGCCTTCTCCGGATCGATGCGGCCCACGGTGGTCGTCAGCACCACGTAGTTCAGCCCGTCCTTCTGGGGATTCACGCCCAGCACGTCACTGCCGCCAAAGCGGGCCACCGGGGCGGGCGGCCCGGAACGGAGCGGGCGGCCCAGGTACTCGGTTTCTACCAGTTCACGAAATTTCTCGGCCCCCATGTCCTTGATGAGGTACTTCAGGCGGCTTTTCTTGCGGTTCACGCGGTAGCCGTGATCGCGGTACGCCGCCGTGATGGCGCGCCCGACCTCCACCACCTCTCCGGGGGTGATGAACACGCCCAGACGCTGCGCCAGGTGAGCCACCGCGCCCAGGCCACCGCCCACCCACACGTCGAAGCCCACTTCCTTCTGACCATCCGGGCCCTCAACGTCATGCGCCAGGAACCCGATGTCGTTGATCAGGTGAATGCCTTCCAGTTCGGGCGCCCCGGTCAGGCTGATCTTGAACTTGCGCGGCAGGTCCTCGAAATCCTTGTTGCCGCTCAGCGTGCCTTCCATGCTGCGGGCAAGGGGGCGCACGTCGATTTTCTCGCGGGCGTCCAGGCCGGCCAGTGGCGAGGCGATCACGGCCCGCACGGTGTCCCCGCAGGCGCCACGGGTGTGCAGGCCCACGGTGTCCAGCCGGTTCAGAATCTCGGGGATGTCCCCAATGCGCAGCCAGTGGAACTGGAAGGCCTGGCGGTCCGTGACGTCCAGCAGGCCGCGCCCGAAATCCTCTGAAATTCCGGCGATGACGCGCAGGGCATCGGCGTGCAGTTCGGCGGTGGGCACCTTCACGCGCATCATCAGGTAACCGTCTTCCTGGGGGCGCTGGGGGTACACGCCTGCCCACTTCAGCAGGTCGATTTTCTCGGGGTCGATCTGACCGGCGGCGGCGTACTGGGGAATCAGGTCGAAGATCTCGAAGGGGGGGAGTTCTTTTTTCAGGGTCTCGATATCGGACATGCGGGGTGCTCCGTGGGGCATGAAAAGAGGGTGGGGCGAGGGGTCGCCGGCAACTGATCTTCTTATTGATGAAAAAGGTAATCTTCTATGGTGGATAAAACAAGTCAATAATTGCAGACTGTTCTGACACGTCTAGATTCGCTACAGGCCAA includes these proteins:
- a CDS encoding phosphoadenylyl-sulfate reductase, encoding MTAVQNSPAFTPDSDPLDVVRWALAAHPDLLMPSAFNLNGVVLLDLAVRAGYTGEVVFVDTGFHFPETLATRERLAARYPELTFVTLNAGAHPDDGQTAPELHRTGPDACCAARKVQPLQAYLRQKQPSALLNARSRDQASTRADIPFVEAGARVKVNPLAHWTREQLEAYASEHDLPVNPLYFDGFLSVGCWPCTRAVHPGEDARAGRWAGQGKTECGLWAGAGRL
- the cysC gene encoding adenylyl-sulfate kinase, which encodes MTATAPKPTVQTGRVVWFTGLSGAGKSTLAGALHAELLARGVNVELLDGDAVRENLSRGLGFTREDRDINVRRIGFVAELLARHGVTVLVSAISPYADTRRDVLSGLPNALEVFVDAPLEVVTQRDVKGLYLKALAGEIPHFTGVSDPYEAPEAPGLHLRTDRLSVQEGVAELLRALGEA
- a CDS encoding nitrite/sulfite reductase, producing MSDIETLKKELPPFEIFDLIPQYAAAGQIDPEKIDLLKWAGVYPQRPQEDGYLMMRVKVPTAELHADALRVIAGISEDFGRGLLDVTDRQAFQFHWLRIGDIPEILNRLDTVGLHTRGACGDTVRAVIASPLAGLDAREKIDVRPLARSMEGTLSGNKDFEDLPRKFKISLTGAPELEGIHLINDIGFLAHDVEGPDGQKEVGFDVWVGGGLGAVAHLAQRLGVFITPGEVVEVGRAITAAYRDHGYRVNRKKSRLKYLIKDMGAEKFRELVETEYLGRPLRSGPPAPVARFGGSDVLGVNPQKDGLNYVVLTTTVGRIDPEKARKLADLAERYGNGFLRTTAFQNMMIPHVKTEHVDALVAELQALELAPKATLRGTTIACTGTQFCRLAQTETKARVAGMIDVLEPLHTDLDVPFVINLTGCSNACTRYQVADLGFMGALRGDEEVYNVHLAGSIGQAQRTGTKLKGIVPAERLTEYTDRVLRDFKANKAPGESFVEYADRLGHGHFTPDAVLGGHPELVGA